From a region of the Sesamum indicum cultivar Zhongzhi No. 13 linkage group LG3, S_indicum_v1.0, whole genome shotgun sequence genome:
- the LOC105158199 gene encoding protein SHOOT GRAVITROPISM 5-like — protein MLSNINDPSPSSEPFSSSENGSSSKRKRRPAGTPDPDAEVVSLSPKTLLESDRYVCEICNQGFQRDQNLQMHRRRHKVPWKLLKRENPIARKRVFVCPEPSCLHHDPCHALGDLVGIKKHFRRKHSNQKQWVCEKCSKGYAVQSDYKAHLKTCGTRGHSCDCGRVFSRVESFIEHQDACSMGRLRSECHPLQPPPACLSRTASSPSPSSDTNLSVAPWAAATRSLPKPIDPIFLSNVADAGGSVTPKNNSRPPNLELQLLTKASATGVDASGTSTKLDEDHSTQLQLSIGSSEIGEKTEADNANVNIVNRCSPRGSSSTSEKRSLGTAPAVTLREQAQEQLRLAMAEKAYAEEARQQAKRQIELAEQEFANAKRIRQQAQAELEKAQALKEHATMQMNSTILQITCHSCKQKFQQEGSVRPTLVETASSSRHDQSNSVGLSYISAALREWEVRKSDHHHH, from the exons ATGTTGAGCAACATCAACGATCCTTCTCCTTCTTCCGAGCCCTTCTCTTCCTCGGAAAATGGAAGCAGCAGCAAGAGAAAACGACGCCCCGCCGGAACACCAg ATCCGGATGCAGAAGTTGtgtctctatctccaaaaaccCTTCTGGAATCGGATCGATACGTGTGTGAGATCTGCAACCAGGGGTTCCAGCGCGACCAGAATCTGCAGATGCACCGGCGGAGGCACAAGGTGCCGTGGAAGTTGCTGAAGCGCGAGAACCCAATAGCCAGAAAGCGTGTTTTCGTCTGCCCGGAGCCCAGCTGCCTCCACCACGACCCCTGCCACGCCCTCGGTGATcttgtgggcatcaagaaacACTTTCGCCGGAAACACAGCAATCAGAAGCAATGGGTCTGCGAGAAATGCTCAAAGGGATACGCAGTTCAGTCGGATTATAAAGCCCATCTCAAGACTTGTGGGACTCGGGGCCATTCTTGTGATTGTGGCCGTGTCTTCTCCAG GGTCGAGAGTTTCATCGAGCATCAGGATGCTTGCAGTATGGGGCGGCTCCGATCAGAGTGCCACCCTCTACAGCCGCCGCCAGCTTGCTTATCACGGACGGCGTCGAGCCCCAGCCCATCCAGCGACACCAATCTCAGCGTTGCGCCATGGGCTGCCGCCACTCGTTCTTTGCCGAAGCCAATTGATCCCATCTTCTTGAGCAATGTGGCGGATGCCGGCGGATCAGTCACCCCCAAGAATAATTCCCGGCCGCCGAATCTCGAACTCCAGCTTCTCACGAAAGCTAGCGCCACCGGCGTCGACGCCTCCGGCACCTCGACGAAACTCGACGAGGATCATTCGACTCAGCTGCAGCTCTCCATTGGCTCATCGGAAATCGGGGAGAAAACCGAGGCGGACAATGCAAATGTAAACATCGTCAACAGATGCTCGCCGAGGGGGAGCAGCAGCACGAGCGAGAAACGAAGCCTGGGGACGGCCCCAGCTGTAACACTGAGAGAGCAGGCGCAAGAGCAGCTGAGACTAGCCATGGCGGAGAAAGCATACGCGGAGGAGGCCCGGCAGCAGGCGAAGCGTCAGATTGAGCTGGCGGAGCAGGAATTCGCCAACGCGAAGAGAATCAGGCAACAGGCGCAGGCGGAACTGGAGAAAGCGCAGGCGCTGAAAGAGCACGCCACGATGCAAATGAACTCCACGATTCTGCAAATCACCTGCCATTCTTGCAAGCAAAAGTTCCAGCAGGAAGGTTCCGTTAGGCCAACACTCGTAGAAACAGCTTCTTCCTCCCGTCACGATCAGAGTAATTCAGTGGGGTTGAGTTACATTTCAGCTGCACTGCGAGAATGGGAAGTCAGGAAAAGcgaccatcatcatcattaa